The proteins below come from a single Gimesia chilikensis genomic window:
- a CDS encoding response regulator: MKTVFTTGEAAKICKVSQQTIIRCFDSGQLKGFRVPGSRFRRIPRDVLFKFMKDNGIPTDALESGKRKALIVDDDEELVELIRDVLEADSRFEIRVANNGFDAGMMVKEYHPDIIILDVMLPDINGKEVCQRVRSDSSMDDVKIICISGMVEADKIDDLKAAGANDFMQKPFEVEQLADRVCTLLNLESVHTA, from the coding sequence ATGAAAACGGTCTTTACCACAGGCGAAGCCGCAAAGATTTGCAAAGTGAGTCAACAAACGATTATTCGCTGTTTTGATTCTGGCCAATTAAAGGGATTTCGGGTACCCGGTTCTCGTTTTCGACGTATTCCGCGCGATGTTCTGTTCAAGTTCATGAAGGACAACGGAATTCCCACTGATGCCCTGGAAAGTGGGAAGCGCAAAGCTTTAATTGTGGACGACGATGAAGAGTTGGTAGAGTTGATTCGCGACGTTCTGGAAGCCGATTCACGCTTCGAAATTCGTGTTGCCAACAACGGCTTCGATGCAGGGATGATGGTCAAAGAATATCATCCGGACATCATTATTCTGGACGTGATGCTGCCCGATATTAACGGTAAAGAAGTCTGTCAGCGGGTCCGCAGTGATTCATCCATGGACGATGTGAAAATCATCTGTATCAGTGGTATGGTCGAAGCAGACAAGATTGATGATCTGAAAGCAGCCGGCGCCAACGACTTCATGCAGAAGCCGTTTGAAGTTGAGCAACTGGCAGATCGGGTCTGCACACTGTTGAACCTGGAGTCTGTTCACACTGCCTGA
- a CDS encoding ATP-binding protein produces the protein MSSETGSVETHLPAVIYRRLWSLIPTRSLGSTICELASVWCEATGSAAVYLGVLKSEPSQFSAAVLHASAQEASCVHRETVPVLPGTSREERLHSLMNEAHSFAEISDHPARAYYQACHRETMLGLFLFTPSLSDGFDLLVSELLDVSQRVLNQALLQGESGSRQVASTAEWIIPDADKLEAMAEFAAGAGHEINNPVATIVGRVQMLLKSETDPERRQALSTIGGQAYRVRDMIGDAMLFARPPAPRPETLSLSQTIDDVLVSLQEEINQGKVQLEVNIAESLSLYADETQWKVVLSNLLLNSLQAMEAGGQIKISVSPLETESGPFIHLKVIDEGAGLTEEERIHLFDPFYSARQAGRGLGFGLSKCWRIATQHGATIAAETNSDRGVTFHLYWPAEKPDNSVA, from the coding sequence ATGTCGAGCGAGACCGGTAGCGTAGAGACTCACTTACCGGCTGTCATCTATCGACGTCTCTGGTCATTGATCCCCACGCGCTCACTGGGATCGACCATTTGTGAACTCGCTTCAGTCTGGTGTGAAGCAACAGGTTCTGCTGCCGTTTATCTGGGGGTTCTGAAATCAGAGCCCTCTCAGTTTTCAGCTGCTGTGCTGCATGCTTCAGCGCAGGAAGCCTCTTGTGTGCATCGTGAGACTGTTCCCGTACTTCCCGGGACTTCCCGCGAAGAACGGCTGCACTCTTTGATGAATGAGGCTCATTCTTTTGCCGAAATTTCGGATCATCCTGCACGCGCTTATTATCAGGCCTGTCATCGGGAAACGATGCTGGGCCTGTTTCTATTTACTCCCAGTCTGAGCGACGGGTTTGATCTTCTGGTTTCTGAATTGCTGGATGTGAGTCAGCGCGTATTGAATCAGGCCTTGCTGCAGGGAGAATCTGGTTCAAGGCAGGTGGCATCCACAGCGGAATGGATTATCCCTGATGCTGATAAGCTGGAAGCGATGGCGGAATTTGCCGCCGGGGCCGGACATGAAATCAATAACCCCGTAGCGACCATCGTCGGGCGGGTGCAGATGCTGCTCAAGTCAGAGACTGACCCCGAACGTCGGCAGGCCCTGTCGACAATTGGCGGACAGGCTTACCGGGTCAGGGATATGATCGGTGATGCGATGTTGTTCGCCCGCCCGCCTGCTCCCCGACCTGAAACATTGTCGCTCTCACAAACCATTGATGACGTGCTCGTAAGCTTACAGGAAGAAATCAATCAAGGGAAAGTACAGCTAGAGGTCAACATTGCTGAGTCGCTGTCCCTGTACGCAGATGAAACACAGTGGAAAGTCGTGTTGAGTAATCTGCTGTTGAACAGTCTGCAGGCGATGGAAGCAGGTGGGCAGATTAAGATCAGCGTCTCCCCGCTTGAGACGGAGTCAGGGCCTTTCATCCACTTAAAGGTTATTGATGAGGGGGCAGGGCTGACAGAAGAAGAACGCATCCACCTGTTTGATCCGTTTTACTCGGCACGACAGGCGGGACGAGGGCTCGGATTTGGTTTGTCCAAGTGCTGGCGGATTGCCACGCAGCACGGTGCTACGATTGCTGCAGAAACTAACTCCGATCGCGGGGTCACCTTCCATCTTTACTGGCCCGCTGAGAAGCCAGATAACTCGGTAGCTTAG